Proteins encoded in a region of the Microbacterium neungamense genome:
- a CDS encoding GntR family transcriptional regulator, translating to MIHQAVLADVLRQRIIDGDFAPGSRLSESALAEQFEVSRNTLREAFRVLAEQGLVEHVPHRGVSVASPTIADVVDIYRARRVIECTALRQAEPEHPAVQLMRDALADAEAHLPSEEWRRVGSANMAFHDAIVALADSPRLARAYRNVAAELRLAFLEIDEPRALHEPFVRRNRAVLTALLEQGPEAAAEELERYLIASERTVLGAFARMGKH from the coding sequence GTGATCCACCAGGCCGTGCTGGCCGATGTGCTGCGGCAGCGGATCATCGACGGCGACTTCGCGCCGGGGTCGCGGCTGTCGGAGTCGGCCCTGGCGGAGCAGTTCGAGGTGTCCCGGAACACGCTGCGCGAGGCGTTCCGGGTGCTGGCGGAGCAGGGCCTCGTCGAGCACGTCCCGCATCGCGGGGTGTCGGTCGCGTCGCCGACGATCGCCGACGTGGTGGACATCTACCGCGCCCGGCGCGTGATCGAGTGCACGGCGCTGCGGCAGGCGGAGCCGGAGCATCCGGCCGTGCAGCTCATGCGCGACGCCCTGGCGGATGCCGAGGCGCACCTGCCCAGCGAGGAGTGGCGGCGGGTGGGCAGCGCGAACATGGCCTTCCACGACGCGATCGTCGCGCTCGCGGACAGCCCTCGGCTGGCCCGCGCGTACCGCAACGTCGCCGCCGAGCTGCGGCTGGCGTTCCTGGAGATCGACGAGCCGCGGGCGCTGCACGAGCCGTTCGTCCGGAGGAACCGCGCTGTGCTCACGGCGCTGCTCGAACAGGGTCCGGAGGCCGCCGCCGAGGAGCTCGAACGCTACCTGATCGCCTCCGAGCGGACCGTCCTCGGCGCGTTCGCCCGGATGGGCAAGCACTGA
- a CDS encoding CinA family protein, translated as MDDVAQLSDLARARGLRVAVAESLSSGKLASAVDAGEGASDWFAGGIVAYFTEVKERVLGLAPGTDPCSAECAEQLASGARALFDADLCVSTTGVGGPGPEGGHPPGTVYLGWATRTDAGHRHLALDGDPAQVLDDTVAAAVRLLAFHARGSE; from the coding sequence ATGGACGACGTGGCACAGCTGAGCGATCTCGCGCGCGCCCGCGGTCTGCGGGTGGCGGTGGCGGAGTCGCTGAGCTCGGGCAAGCTCGCCAGCGCCGTCGACGCGGGCGAAGGGGCATCCGACTGGTTCGCCGGCGGGATCGTGGCCTATTTCACCGAGGTCAAGGAGCGCGTCCTCGGGCTCGCGCCGGGGACGGACCCGTGCTCCGCGGAGTGCGCCGAGCAGCTGGCGTCCGGCGCGCGCGCGCTCTTCGACGCCGACCTCTGCGTCTCGACCACCGGCGTCGGCGGGCCGGGCCCCGAGGGCGGGCATCCGCCGGGCACCGTGTACCTCGGCTGGGCGACGAGGACGGATGCCGGGCACCGTCATCTCGCTCTCGACGGCGATCCGGCTCAGGTGCTCGACGACACGGTCGCCGCGGCCGTGCGGCTGCTCGCGTTCCACGCCCGGGGCTCGGAGTGA